The Pseudomonadota bacterium genome includes a window with the following:
- a CDS encoding TRAP transporter small permease → MFRKIYENLEEAAGALLLAIMAAFAFLNVITRYFIHYSFASTEEIEVAGLVWLTMLGTAAGFRRGIHLGFNLLELRFPDLNKKILFPFSSILTMIAICVLVWVSLLQIRDEMMLAISTEALGIPQWWYTIAIPAGGILILFRIAEALYVNFSKEQL, encoded by the coding sequence ATGTTCAGGAAAATATATGAAAACCTTGAAGAAGCGGCAGGTGCCTTACTCCTTGCTATTATGGCAGCATTTGCTTTTTTAAACGTAATTACCCGCTATTTTATCCATTACTCTTTTGCCTCAACAGAAGAGATTGAAGTTGCCGGCCTTGTCTGGCTGACCATGCTGGGAACTGCTGCCGGATTCAGGAGGGGGATTCATCTGGGATTTAACTTGCTTGAGCTTCGCTTCCCTGACCTGAACAAGAAGATTCTTTTTCCTTTTTCATCTATTTTAACTATGATTGCAATCTGTGTTCTTGTCTGGGTCAGCCTTCTTCAGATAAGAGATGAGATGATGCTTGCAATAAGTACGGAAGCTCTGGGCATCCCGCAATGGTGGTATACAATCGCCATACCCGCAGGCGGTATTTTAATACTTTTTCGTATAGCAGAAGCATTATATGTAAATTTCAGCAAAGAACAACTATGA
- a CDS encoding DctP family TRAP transporter solute-binding subunit yields the protein MSIIVGPTGPWGESAAHFAEGVRKATNGRINIKPYYNGQLFAGKQTNEFLLMKQGVIDFALGSTINWSPTAKELNIFSLPFLFHDYKSLDVVENGEVGRQLFKLIEEKGVVGLGWCENGFRDLTNNKRSIKKPEDLKGLKIRVVSSPIFIDTFKAIGANPVSMNWGEALSAFQQGTVDGQENPIVSVTIPNKLWQVHKYITVWNYAIDPIILGVSKQVWDSFDQKDRDAIKTVAAETARWQKKGAREGLENSTAALDFLRKNGMEVTILTSAHIKVFKDMTKPVYDKWAKEIGIELVKAAEKDIRKTAKAK from the coding sequence ATGAGTATAATAGTTGGTCCGACAGGTCCATGGGGGGAATCTGCTGCACATTTCGCTGAGGGGGTAAGAAAGGCCACAAACGGGAGAATCAACATAAAACCTTACTATAACGGACAGCTCTTTGCAGGAAAACAGACAAACGAATTCCTTCTTATGAAACAGGGTGTTATAGACTTTGCCCTTGGTTCTACCATAAACTGGTCCCCGACTGCGAAGGAACTGAATATCTTTTCGCTCCCCTTCCTTTTCCATGATTACAAGTCTCTTGATGTTGTTGAAAATGGTGAGGTGGGCAGGCAGCTTTTTAAGCTCATCGAAGAAAAAGGTGTAGTTGGGCTTGGGTGGTGTGAAAATGGTTTCAGAGATCTTACGAACAATAAGAGAAGCATAAAAAAACCTGAGGACCTCAAAGGTCTTAAAATAAGGGTGGTTAGTTCACCTATATTTATTGATACTTTTAAAGCAATAGGAGCAAATCCTGTATCAATGAACTGGGGTGAAGCTCTGAGTGCATTTCAGCAGGGAACGGTAGACGGACAGGAAAACCCGATAGTATCTGTCACTATTCCCAATAAGTTGTGGCAGGTTCATAAGTATATAACTGTATGGAATTATGCCATAGACCCTATCATCCTTGGTGTGAGCAAACAGGTCTGGGATAGCTTCGATCAAAAGGACAGGGATGCAATTAAAACAGTTGCAGCAGAAACAGCAAGATGGCAGAAAAAAGGTGCAAGAGAAGGGCTGGAAAATAGTACGGCTGCCCTTGATTTTTTAAGAAAAAACGGGATGGAGGTAACAATACTGACATCTGCACATATAAAAGTCTTTAAAGATATGACTAAACCGGTTTATGACAAATGGGCAAAGGAAATAGGCATAGAGCTTGTAAAAGCTGCCGAAAAGGATATCCGGAAGACAGCAAAGGCAAAATAA
- a CDS encoding CBS domain-containing protein, with the protein MTYITDVYLSEVLKKDVIDQHGKRVGALWDLVIVPGARFPGVIKLVLKNRKQLLEVSVTDIHLFNKFVITLNLSEKPLANYRHQEGDILIKRHILDKQILDVNGAKVVRVNDLKLGESDGIICIVGIDVGLNGILRRIDGGRTIQKTLELFKKPIKEHIIDWNFLQTIDPHLRNLTLNVARKQLGELHPSDLAQILSEIPPEEGTLLLSSVDEELAGEALHEVSTEVREKIFNEMDKEMISDILEEMPPDEAADILGDMPEEASEELLALMESEEATEVKDLLSYEEDTAGGLMTSEFLDFPPDMTIDEVLANIRLLAPDVEFIYYIYIVDDDDHLLGVLTLKKLLTSPLYAKLEDIMTQNVKFVSIEAERKDIAEIISKYDFIAIPVIGEDGRIKGVITVDDIIDLLVPNPIRKKKRRAFQ; encoded by the coding sequence ATGACCTATATAACAGACGTTTATCTGAGCGAAGTACTGAAAAAAGATGTTATTGACCAGCATGGAAAAAGAGTAGGCGCACTTTGGGACCTTGTGATTGTTCCCGGAGCCAGATTCCCCGGGGTTATTAAGCTGGTGCTGAAGAACAGGAAACAGTTACTTGAGGTTTCCGTTACAGACATCCATCTATTTAACAAATTTGTCATCACACTTAACCTGTCAGAAAAACCCCTTGCCAATTACAGGCATCAGGAAGGAGATATATTAATAAAGAGGCATATCCTCGACAAGCAGATACTCGACGTAAATGGCGCAAAGGTCGTAAGAGTGAACGATTTAAAACTCGGTGAGAGTGACGGCATCATCTGCATAGTAGGAATTGATGTAGGGCTCAACGGGATACTCCGGAGAATAGACGGCGGGCGGACAATTCAAAAGACCCTTGAACTTTTTAAAAAACCCATTAAAGAACACATTATCGATTGGAATTTTTTACAGACTATTGACCCTCATTTGAGGAATTTAACCTTAAATGTTGCAAGAAAACAGCTTGGCGAACTTCATCCGTCAGACCTGGCCCAGATTCTGAGCGAGATTCCACCGGAAGAGGGAACGTTACTGCTGTCGTCTGTTGATGAAGAACTGGCAGGGGAAGCGCTCCACGAAGTCTCAACAGAAGTAAGAGAAAAGATTTTCAATGAGATGGATAAAGAGATGATATCGGACATCCTTGAAGAGATGCCTCCGGATGAGGCTGCAGATATACTGGGCGATATGCCTGAAGAGGCCTCTGAGGAGCTGCTTGCACTTATGGAAAGCGAAGAAGCAACAGAGGTGAAGGATCTGTTGAGTTACGAGGAAGATACGGCGGGCGGCTTAATGACAAGCGAATTTCTTGATTTTCCACCGGATATGACAATTGATGAAGTACTTGCAAATATCAGGCTGCTTGCACCTGACGTTGAATTTATATACTACATTTATATAGTAGATGACGACGACCATCTGCTTGGCGTCCTTACATTAAAAAAACTTCTTACAAGTCCCCTGTATGCAAAATTGGAAGATATAATGACGCAGAATGTAAAATTTGTAAGCATCGAGGCTGAGCGAAAAGATATAGCGGAAATCATATCAAAATACGACTTCATTGCAATCCCCGTTATTGGTGAAGACGGGAGGATAAAGGGTGTCATCACGGTAGATGACATTATCGACCTGCTCGTGCCAAACCCTATAAGAAAAAAGAAGAGAAGAGCATTCCAGTAA
- a CDS encoding TRAP transporter large permease, producing the protein MEQVIIFFLIFLVLLALGIPIAISLGFTSIVLIWKYSLGIAAIAPVFYASVAKIQLLALPFFILAGLILDRCGISKRLIRLVSLLVGPIPGGLAIVTIIVGVIFAGISGSGPADTAALGVVLFPAMIAMGYDKGYTSALIASTGSLAIVIPPSIAFIIYGVITATSVPALFAAGVIPGVITALFLIIPSYFIARKYGWKGEKWGSSKEIKQALKEAVWGLLAPVFILSGIYGGIFTATEAAVMAIFYGLFIGFAVYRSLNMQILYGIFRDAVLSSAVVMFIVAFAGLFSWTGSTLGVMDKTSASLLSLSSDPFIILFLINAILFIAGMLMDAISIYYIFLPILIPIMHHFSWDPVWFGVVMTLNLAIGQITPPVAVNLYVIANIADLSLEKVSRSIIPFVATMLVALLVTMLFPSLSTYLPALFGLK; encoded by the coding sequence ATGGAACAGGTAATAATATTTTTTCTTATTTTTCTCGTACTTCTTGCCCTCGGCATACCAATTGCGATTTCTCTCGGCTTTACTTCTATTGTTCTTATCTGGAAATACAGTCTGGGAATTGCGGCTATTGCTCCGGTTTTCTATGCAAGTGTGGCAAAAATTCAGCTTCTTGCATTGCCTTTCTTTATCCTTGCCGGTCTTATTTTAGACCGGTGCGGAATTTCTAAAAGGCTTATTCGCCTGGTAAGCCTGCTTGTCGGCCCGATACCAGGCGGGCTTGCAATTGTAACTATCATTGTCGGCGTGATCTTTGCTGGAATTTCCGGATCAGGTCCGGCAGATACTGCAGCTCTTGGTGTTGTGCTTTTCCCAGCCATGATTGCAATGGGATATGACAAGGGTTATACATCAGCACTGATTGCGAGCACCGGATCGCTTGCTATTGTAATACCGCCAAGCATTGCCTTTATCATCTACGGGGTCATAACAGCAACCTCTGTCCCCGCCCTTTTTGCAGCAGGAGTGATTCCGGGGGTTATTACCGCACTTTTCCTCATCATACCATCATATTTTATTGCCCGGAAATATGGATGGAAAGGCGAAAAATGGGGATCGTCGAAGGAGATAAAACAGGCTTTAAAAGAAGCTGTCTGGGGGTTGCTCGCCCCTGTTTTTATTTTAAGCGGGATATATGGCGGTATTTTTACTGCAACAGAAGCAGCGGTAATGGCTATCTTTTATGGACTATTTATAGGATTTGCCGTATATCGGAGTCTTAACATGCAAATCCTTTACGGAATATTCAGGGATGCAGTGCTTTCCTCGGCGGTTGTTATGTTTATTGTGGCTTTTGCAGGTCTTTTTTCATGGACCGGTTCTACTCTCGGTGTAATGGATAAAACTTCAGCATCTCTGCTTTCACTGTCTTCCGACCCTTTCATAATACTTTTTCTTATAAATGCAATACTTTTCATAGCCGGCATGCTTATGGATGCAATCTCTATTTATTACATTTTTCTGCCCATTCTAATCCCGATCATGCATCATTTCAGCTGGGACCCTGTCTGGTTCGGTGTTGTCATGACCCTGAATCTTGCCATTGGCCAGATAACTCCTCCGGTGGCTGTAAACTTGTATGTTATCGCGAATATAGCAGATCTCAGCCTTGAGAAAGTCTCCCGGTCGATCATTCCTTTTGTTGCCACCATGCTTGTTGCACTGCTTGTAACAATGCTTTTCCCATCTTTGTCAACATACCTGCCGGCTTTGTTCGGACTGAAATAG
- a CDS encoding serine hydrolase — MIYLLFAVFLLFPQLLIANNDITAASYLLVEKETFQVISGKDFHAKMAPASTTKVMTAIIAIEKLTGEEQIVPDRNVSSIPASKLNLVPDKKYRAMDLIKGALVKSANDAAYALAVHIGGTESRFAQTMTEKAEEIGAQNTQFRNASGLFADGQYTTCYDLALIFRYALSNETFKETSATKYFFFNKDNKNIKYKNHNRLLFCFEPTIAGKTGFTRLSRHCYVGAFEKDGKTYILSMLGSNNLWGDVLLILKNLYNELPSDKEIKQAKACPVILASYKEKHANKHAKQAAKKKFKSHKKHKNIAKRV; from the coding sequence ATGATATATCTGCTGTTCGCTGTTTTTCTACTTTTTCCGCAACTACTGATAGCTAACAACGACATCACTGCCGCATCATATCTGCTTGTTGAAAAAGAAACTTTTCAGGTCATATCCGGTAAGGATTTTCACGCAAAAATGGCGCCTGCAAGTACAACCAAAGTAATGACGGCTATAATAGCTATTGAGAAGCTTACAGGGGAAGAGCAGATAGTGCCTGACAGAAATGTGAGCTCAATCCCTGCATCAAAACTGAACCTTGTGCCGGACAAAAAATACAGGGCAATGGATCTGATAAAAGGTGCGCTGGTTAAATCTGCCAATGATGCGGCCTATGCGCTTGCTGTGCATATTGGCGGTACAGAAAGCCGCTTTGCGCAGACGATGACCGAAAAGGCAGAAGAGATTGGAGCACAGAACACGCAATTTAGAAATGCTTCAGGTCTTTTTGCTGATGGTCAGTATACAACCTGCTATGATCTTGCATTGATTTTCCGGTATGCCCTGTCTAATGAAACATTCAAGGAAACCTCTGCAACAAAATATTTCTTTTTTAACAAGGATAACAAAAATATAAAATATAAGAATCACAACCGGCTTCTCTTTTGTTTTGAACCTACCATTGCAGGCAAGACAGGCTTTACAAGGCTCTCAAGACATTGTTATGTCGGTGCCTTTGAAAAGGATGGTAAAACATACATACTGTCAATGCTTGGCAGTAATAACCTCTGGGGCGATGTGCTATTAATATTGAAAAACCTTTACAATGAACTGCCTTCCGATAAAGAAATAAAACAGGCAAAAGCGTGCCCGGTTATTCTTGCCTCTTATAAAGAAAAACATGCAAACAAACATGCAAAACAGGCAGCAAAGAAAAAGTTCAAAAGCCATAAAAAACATAAGAACATAGCCAAAAGAGTTTAA
- a CDS encoding M48 family metalloprotease codes for MKFKNSVIIFLILFLPIQLYGLTLEEERKYGQEIYLEIANSATINNDPYISIYLRNIKDNLENAANLPFPIVLTVIESTAADAFTTPGGYVYLTTGLIGMCDKEEEVAGVLAHEFAHNAKRHIAKRLEKEKYINIGMLATLIAGILIPDPKAKEVALVTGSASAMALSLKYSREDEDEADKVGASIADKAGYSGLGTADFLRKLRSAGGDKILPQYLLTHPYHEERILKIERAWAGSKSRIDGAFFPYLLVRVKVLHGHLTEEVRDTWVNKYTKNVNDPLTAYGISLMYSLTSNTNDSVRIAKSINSPYRSLLLGEIMVNSHQFGDAIGILRDEASPISRFFLAKAYEGNGDIGTSLSVLNELLQYGKTCPEIYYRYGMLIGRSGNQAKGYEYLGRYYLETGKQHLARSNLEKAITKYGINSQEAKNILKLLDTLKK; via the coding sequence ATGAAATTCAAGAATTCTGTAATAATATTTCTCATATTATTCCTTCCAATACAGCTATATGGTCTGACCCTTGAGGAAGAAAGGAAATACGGACAGGAAATATACCTTGAGATAGCCAATTCCGCAACTATTAATAACGATCCGTATATCTCCATATATTTAAGAAACATAAAAGACAATCTTGAAAACGCAGCAAATCTGCCATTTCCTATAGTGCTTACCGTTATAGAGTCAACTGCAGCCGATGCTTTTACCACACCCGGCGGTTACGTATACTTGACAACCGGACTTATCGGGATGTGTGATAAGGAGGAAGAGGTAGCCGGAGTGCTTGCCCACGAGTTTGCCCATAATGCAAAAAGGCATATTGCCAAGCGTTTGGAGAAGGAAAAATATATTAATATAGGCATGTTAGCTACACTAATTGCAGGAATATTGATTCCTGACCCGAAAGCGAAAGAAGTGGCGCTTGTTACCGGAAGCGCTTCTGCAATGGCATTGTCTCTTAAGTATTCCCGGGAAGACGAAGATGAAGCCGACAAGGTTGGTGCATCAATTGCAGATAAAGCAGGATATAGCGGGCTTGGCACGGCTGATTTTTTAAGAAAATTGAGATCAGCAGGCGGCGATAAAATCCTGCCGCAATATCTTTTGACACACCCCTATCATGAAGAAAGAATTCTCAAAATTGAAAGAGCGTGGGCAGGAAGCAAGTCGCGGATAGACGGTGCTTTTTTCCCTTATTTACTGGTAAGAGTCAAGGTGCTTCACGGTCATCTTACGGAAGAAGTGAGAGATACATGGGTAAATAAATATACAAAAAATGTTAATGATCCGTTAACGGCATATGGGATATCTCTTATGTACTCACTTACAAGCAATACAAATGATTCCGTCCGTATTGCAAAAAGTATAAACTCACCTTACAGAAGTCTGCTCCTCGGGGAAATCATGGTAAATTCCCATCAATTTGGGGATGCCATTGGTATTTTAAGGGACGAAGCTTCTCCAATATCCCGTTTTTTTCTTGCAAAGGCTTATGAAGGCAACGGAGACATAGGGACGTCACTGAGCGTTTTAAATGAATTATTGCAGTATGGTAAAACCTGTCCGGAAATATATTACCGGTACGGTATGCTGATAGGAAGAAGTGGCAACCAGGCTAAGGGATATGAATATCTTGGTCGGTATTATCTGGAAACAGGTAAGCAGCACCTTGCAAGAAGCAATCTTGAAAAAGCCATAACAAAGTATGGAATTAATTCACAAGAAGCTAAGAACATATTAAAACTCCTCGACACATTAAAGAAATAA